One genomic window of Eggerthella timonensis includes the following:
- a CDS encoding CpaF family protein has translation MAATDVRGLAAEVKARVQEELSVEVADLGRLPDEDELEGMIGTIYGRMADVLPLNAEDAADLRRSLVDDFLHYGPLHPYLSDPTVTEVCANGPRDIFVEVNGRMRRAEGASFDSDDHLMRIVNQIGQQVNRRCDEAAPIMDARLPDGSRVNAVSRSVSIDGTALTIRKFPAERLTAEDYVRWGSASPAMMAFLAAAVAGRCSIVVAGGTGAGKTTLLNILSHAIPDDERIITIEDAAELQLSHDDLVRMESRPANIEGAGRITIHDLLRTALRMRPDRIIVGECRDAEALEMVNAMTTGHDGSLTTVHANDVPTAFSRLEDMIRRCGIGYDSTTIKRMISQAVNLVVVVRRYVDGSRKIASITALTGGMEGDVISKEELFRFEPAGFDASGRQLGEFHGCGVPMDGIIDRINSWGQAVDDDWFFDRFDPERGCPV, from the coding sequence ATGGCGGCAACCGATGTGCGCGGCTTGGCCGCAGAGGTCAAGGCGCGCGTCCAGGAAGAGCTATCTGTCGAAGTCGCCGACCTCGGCCGCCTGCCAGACGAGGACGAGTTGGAGGGAATGATCGGAACGATCTACGGCAGGATGGCCGACGTACTGCCCCTCAACGCCGAGGATGCGGCCGACCTGCGCCGGAGCCTTGTCGACGACTTCCTGCACTACGGTCCCCTCCATCCCTACCTGTCCGACCCGACCGTCACCGAAGTGTGTGCGAACGGACCCCGCGACATCTTCGTGGAGGTCAACGGCAGGATGCGCCGCGCGGAGGGCGCGAGCTTCGACAGCGACGACCACCTCATGCGCATCGTCAACCAGATCGGCCAGCAGGTCAACCGACGATGCGACGAGGCAGCGCCGATCATGGACGCGCGCCTGCCCGACGGTTCCCGCGTCAACGCCGTCTCGCGCTCCGTATCAATTGACGGCACCGCGCTCACCATCCGCAAGTTCCCCGCCGAGCGGCTGACCGCCGAGGACTACGTGCGCTGGGGCAGTGCAAGCCCCGCGATGATGGCGTTCCTGGCCGCAGCGGTGGCGGGACGGTGCTCCATCGTCGTCGCAGGGGGCACGGGCGCGGGAAAGACCACGCTGCTGAACATCCTTTCGCACGCCATCCCCGATGACGAGCGAATCATCACCATCGAGGACGCGGCGGAGCTGCAACTGTCGCACGATGACCTGGTGCGCATGGAGAGCCGTCCGGCCAACATCGAGGGGGCGGGGCGCATCACGATCCACGACCTGCTGCGGACGGCGCTGCGCATGAGGCCGGACCGCATCATCGTCGGCGAGTGCCGCGACGCGGAGGCGCTGGAGATGGTCAACGCCATGACCACGGGGCACGACGGCTCGCTCACCACCGTCCACGCCAACGACGTGCCCACCGCGTTCTCCCGGTTGGAAGACATGATCCGTCGCTGCGGCATCGGCTACGACTCCACGACCATCAAGCGCATGATCAGCCAAGCCGTCAACCTCGTAGTGGTCGTCAGACGCTACGTGGACGGCTCCCGCAAGATCGCCTCCATCACGGCGCTCACGGGCGGCATGGAGGGCGATGTGATCTCCAAGGAGGAACTGTTCCGCTTCGAGCCTGCGGGCTTCGACGCGTCCGGCCGCCAGCTCGGCGAGTTTCACGGTTGCGGGGTGCCGATGGACGGCATCATCGACCGCATCAACTCGTGGGGACAGGCGGTGGACGACGACTGGTTCTTCGACCGATTCGATCCCGAAAGGGGGTGCCCCGTATGA
- a CDS encoding PrgI family protein, with translation MEVKINREIRDYAESVFFGMSLRQCLFAAAACAVAVALYFALDPYLGIEELSWVCILGAAPFAAVGFVKWHGMSAEQAAWAWVKSVLLTPKRLSSRPENLYYDAHEQEAKRSASPLTRLNSIQPRAAATEPDASAPDKPDALAPKSLTDRVNNLYVNLLARLYEKASGKRDMHDKNAR, from the coding sequence ATGGAAGTCAAGATCAATCGCGAGATACGCGACTACGCCGAGTCGGTCTTCTTCGGCATGAGCTTGCGCCAGTGCCTCTTCGCCGCTGCCGCCTGCGCGGTCGCCGTCGCGCTCTACTTCGCCCTCGACCCCTACTTGGGAATAGAAGAACTCTCCTGGGTCTGTATCCTCGGAGCCGCACCCTTCGCAGCGGTCGGCTTCGTCAAGTGGCACGGCATGAGCGCGGAGCAGGCCGCATGGGCATGGGTCAAGTCGGTGCTGCTCACGCCCAAGCGCCTCTCATCGCGCCCTGAAAACCTCTACTACGACGCGCACGAGCAGGAGGCCAAGCGCTCGGCCAGTCCTTTAACACGCCTCAATTCCATTCAACCGCGTGCAGCAGCAACCGAGCCTGACGCGAGCGCTCCGGACAAGCCCGATGCGCTCGCACCCAAGAGCCTCACCGACCGCGTCAACAACCTTTACGTCAATTTGCTCGCCCGTCTGTACGAGAAGGCGAGCGGAAAGCGAGACATGCATGATAAAAACGCTCGTTAA
- a CDS encoding type II secretion system F family protein yields MSIAATATAIMALALATLAFALVMFWNIQVASRDAEYARRIGYTARTSAENAREPRTWFGRSLSASLTRAGIEARPSAVLAATASACMLAGSLLYFAFGAAGFVAGVASAAVGARALMDYSGTRRAKSFGRQLADALPMTAQHLRAGMSVETAFASVARFVPQPAKDEFQRVADEVRFGRVPIDKALGHMALRTGNTDAEFLATAVGVQKIGGGNLAELLESTAARMESTQELQGDIDAITSQGRYASKFIAVFPFLVLGVVVFGAPDIGAAFWSSVWWPLVVAALIVLDAAALVAVRRIYKMPTD; encoded by the coding sequence ATGAGCATTGCCGCAACCGCAACCGCCATCATGGCGCTTGCGCTCGCCACGCTCGCATTCGCGCTCGTCATGTTTTGGAACATACAAGTAGCATCGCGGGATGCCGAGTACGCGCGCAGGATCGGGTACACGGCGCGCACGAGCGCCGAAAACGCCCGCGAACCGAGAACCTGGTTCGGACGCTCGCTTTCGGCCAGCCTGACCCGCGCGGGCATCGAGGCCAGACCCTCCGCAGTTCTAGCGGCGACGGCGAGCGCCTGCATGCTCGCGGGAAGCCTGCTGTACTTCGCTTTTGGAGCGGCGGGTTTCGTCGCAGGCGTCGCAAGCGCAGCCGTCGGCGCTCGCGCCCTCATGGACTATTCAGGCACGAGGCGCGCAAAGTCGTTCGGCAGGCAGCTTGCCGACGCGCTCCCGATGACCGCCCAGCATCTGCGTGCCGGAATGTCGGTCGAAACGGCTTTCGCGTCGGTCGCCCGTTTCGTCCCGCAACCCGCCAAAGACGAGTTCCAGCGCGTTGCAGACGAAGTGCGATTCGGGCGCGTGCCCATCGACAAGGCGCTCGGGCATATGGCCTTGCGCACCGGAAACACGGACGCCGAGTTCTTGGCAACCGCCGTGGGCGTACAGAAGATCGGCGGCGGCAACCTAGCGGAACTGCTCGAATCGACGGCGGCGAGGATGGAATCGACGCAGGAGCTGCAAGGCGACATCGACGCGATCACGTCGCAGGGGCGCTACGCCTCCAAGTTCATCGCGGTGTTCCCGTTCCTCGTGTTGGGGGTAGTGGTTTTCGGCGCGCCGGACATCGGGGCGGCGTTCTGGTCGAGCGTTTGGTGGCCGCTCGTCGTGGCCGCACTCATCGTACTGGACGCTGCGGCGCTTGTCGCAGTACGTCGCATATACAAGATGCCGACCGATTAA
- the cpaB gene encoding Flp pilus assembly protein CpaB, with the protein MNKKAEFDAGKNPGKKNPSEAVRPTDKPKMLACACAALCALTVGTAVWAGVNVSGATGEVAQFKAATRPAVVATTAIPSGTVVGAGDVRLVDVPETYLAEDAAADPASVIGKTATANIPANAQVAQSNLAGAGNVTALAEAVEPGYVAASIAVNSETGVAGLVRQGDYVDVLAEGGTVIEGARVLALDAQLAGEITQYSTVTLEVTAEQAGDVQAAQMDSAVRLVLNSRVAEAV; encoded by the coding sequence ATGAACAAAAAAGCTGAATTCGACGCGGGGAAGAACCCGGGCAAGAAGAACCCCTCCGAAGCCGTGCGACCGACAGACAAACCCAAGATGCTGGCGTGCGCCTGCGCCGCGCTGTGTGCGCTCACAGTCGGCACGGCGGTCTGGGCAGGGGTCAACGTGAGCGGCGCGACCGGAGAGGTCGCGCAGTTCAAGGCGGCGACACGTCCCGCCGTAGTCGCTACGACCGCCATTCCCTCGGGCACCGTCGTCGGAGCGGGGGACGTGCGCCTCGTGGACGTGCCCGAAACCTACCTCGCAGAGGATGCTGCCGCAGATCCCGCGTCGGTCATCGGCAAGACGGCGACCGCCAACATCCCCGCCAACGCGCAGGTAGCCCAGTCCAACCTCGCAGGCGCGGGCAACGTAACGGCGCTCGCCGAGGCAGTGGAGCCGGGGTACGTGGCCGCATCCATCGCCGTCAACTCGGAGACGGGCGTGGCCGGCCTTGTACGCCAGGGCGATTACGTGGACGTGCTCGCGGAGGGCGGCACGGTCATCGAAGGCGCGCGCGTGCTCGCCTTGGACGCGCAGCTCGCAGGCGAGATCACGCAATACTCCACAGTGACGCTCGAAGTCACGGCAGAGCAGGCCGGGGACGTGCAGGCGGCGCAGATGGACAGCGCCGTGCGCCTCGTGCTCAACTCGCGCGTCGCCGAGGCGGTTTAA
- a CDS encoding CHAP domain-containing protein produces the protein MERDIKKRRVVKDIKTLARRTGAASAAKDAAIKTRDAANGTVVAQGDEQSRPEDEAQSGGQRLANDGAAAAQRRILTKAAHPRAKTERPRAEPAKEHAKDAERKARREAGAQEPEPPSAPAGAEGTRAPAEKRKAGAAPKQPKAAMRPRPQARPPKQPSSQAPKPTANMLQAIARRRGSARHAASHAPRAAKRAMDGAAAFARMAAASARSLTAALTVLGSTALSTVVVVTLAGLVAVSAFGIFFCGGDLGDGNPSLREMVAQLNKEHTERIEQIKTENPHDKVALTGTKTAWKEALAVYAVKTTTDANNPLDMVTLDAARQQLVKDVFWNMNSISSRVEAKEITDIVLEEDDEGNPVEVEKTTTERILYIELSHTTADEAVSVYGFDAEQADMLHQLLAEKNDPLWQSVLYGVGQGSGDMVEVAASQVGNVGGQPYWSWYGFGGRVEWCACFVSWCANECGYIEDGSVLKFAYCPTGVQWFKDAGRWQDRGYAPQPGDIVFFDWGGDGVSDHVGIVESCDGSTVHTIEGNSGDACQRNSYGINSASIMGFGTPI, from the coding sequence TTGGAAAGAGACATCAAGAAGCGCCGCGTCGTCAAGGACATCAAGACGCTCGCCCGCCGAACGGGCGCGGCGAGCGCCGCCAAGGATGCAGCGATCAAGACGAGGGACGCGGCGAACGGCACCGTCGTCGCCCAAGGCGACGAGCAGAGCCGCCCCGAGGACGAGGCGCAATCCGGCGGCCAGCGCCTCGCAAACGACGGCGCAGCAGCCGCGCAGCGCCGCATCCTAACCAAGGCCGCGCATCCGCGAGCCAAGACCGAGCGTCCGCGAGCGGAACCGGCGAAGGAGCACGCGAAAGACGCCGAGAGGAAAGCGCGCCGTGAGGCGGGAGCGCAAGAGCCGGAACCCCCCTCTGCACCTGCGGGCGCAGAGGGGACGAGGGCACCGGCCGAGAAGAGAAAGGCAGGAGCCGCCCCCAAGCAGCCCAAGGCCGCGATGCGCCCGAGGCCGCAGGCGAGGCCTCCGAAGCAGCCATCTTCGCAAGCCCCGAAGCCGACGGCGAACATGCTGCAGGCTATAGCCCGCCGACGAGGCAGCGCGCGCCACGCGGCATCCCACGCCCCCAGGGCGGCAAAGAGAGCGATGGACGGCGCGGCGGCGTTCGCCCGGATGGCCGCCGCATCCGCGAGGTCGCTCACTGCCGCCCTTACCGTCCTCGGGAGCACCGCGCTATCGACGGTGGTGGTGGTCACGCTCGCGGGACTCGTCGCAGTGTCGGCGTTTGGCATCTTCTTCTGCGGCGGCGACCTCGGCGACGGAAACCCTTCCCTGCGGGAGATGGTGGCGCAGCTCAACAAGGAGCACACCGAGCGCATCGAGCAGATCAAGACCGAGAACCCCCACGACAAGGTGGCTCTCACGGGCACGAAAACAGCTTGGAAGGAAGCTTTGGCCGTCTACGCGGTCAAGACGACGACGGATGCGAACAACCCTCTCGACATGGTGACGCTCGATGCAGCACGCCAGCAGCTCGTCAAAGATGTTTTCTGGAATATGAATAGCATCTCCAGCCGCGTTGAGGCGAAGGAAATCACCGACATAGTTCTGGAAGAGGACGACGAGGGCAACCCGGTAGAGGTCGAAAAGACCACCACCGAGAGAATCCTCTACATCGAGTTGTCACACACTACGGCAGACGAAGCGGTGAGCGTCTACGGCTTCGATGCCGAGCAGGCCGACATGCTCCACCAACTGCTCGCGGAAAAGAACGACCCGCTTTGGCAGTCGGTGCTCTACGGCGTCGGGCAGGGCAGCGGCGACATGGTGGAGGTAGCGGCATCCCAAGTCGGCAACGTGGGCGGCCAGCCCTACTGGTCGTGGTACGGCTTCGGCGGCCGCGTCGAATGGTGCGCGTGTTTCGTCAGCTGGTGCGCGAATGAGTGCGGCTACATCGAAGACGGTTCAGTGTTGAAGTTCGCGTACTGCCCAACCGGCGTGCAGTGGTTCAAGGACGCCGGACGCTGGCAGGATCGCGGGTACGCGCCGCAACCGGGCGACATCGTGTTCTTCGACTGGGGCGGCGACGGCGTTTCCGACCACGTGGGAATCGTCGAATCGTGCGACGGTTCGACCGTGCACACCATCGAAGGAAACTCCGGCGATGCATGCCAGCGCAATAGCTACGGCATCAATAGCGCATCGATCATGGGCTTCGGCACACCCATCTAA
- a CDS encoding VirB4-like conjugal transfer ATPase, CD1110 family yields MIKTLVKMRRAEREGFARPKSVEQAVPIAQVWEDGIFRVGRDKYAKTYHIADINYAVASKDDKDALFLEYSDLLNSFDPGATTKITVATRRLDAQEFRKSILIPYQDDGLDEYRTEYNSMLLDKAERTNAMVRELYLTVSVIRKSVNEARRYFDRTTGELSVHLARLGSKCTEVGDEGKLRLLHDFFHAGREEEFSYDRADSARKGHSFKDCIVPESLEFEPGFIKIGERFARVLYLKDYASYIKDSFLTELTDMDKSLVLSIDVIPVPTDEAVREVENRLLGVETNITNWTRKQNQNLNYNVVVPYDMEQQRKESREFLNDLVARDQRMMFGVVTLVHTADTLEELDSDTEAILSCARKHLCQMAVLKYQQLDGLMTALPIGVRQIDALRTLTTESLAVLMPFRVQEIMDNGGFYFGENAISKNLILYDKSRLMNPNAFILGVPGAGKSFNTKELIAILALSTRDDIIICDPEREYAALVEALGGEVVRIAAGSEHHINALDMTEGYGDGGNPVIDKSEFVLSLFDQLESKGLSAQSKSIVDRCTALVYAESRANGSTPTLVTLHDELLAQPEPEARAMALSLELFTSGSLDAFAHPTNVDTQSRILAYDIMDLGKQLKTMGLLVITDAMLNRVTANWRAGKRTHIVIDEFHVVFESEYSGAFFNSAWRRFRKRNAYPTAVTQNVEYLLDSVLASTMLSNSEFVVMLNQAPADRQKLGDLLNISQEQMGYITNADEGCGLLRYGSAIVPFENRFPKNTELYKLMTTKPGE; encoded by the coding sequence ATGATAAAAACGCTCGTTAAGATGCGGCGCGCCGAGCGCGAGGGATTCGCGCGCCCGAAGTCGGTGGAGCAGGCCGTGCCCATCGCCCAGGTCTGGGAGGACGGCATCTTCCGCGTCGGTCGCGACAAATACGCCAAGACATACCATATCGCGGACATCAACTACGCCGTGGCATCGAAGGACGACAAGGACGCGTTGTTCTTGGAGTATTCCGACCTACTGAACTCCTTCGACCCCGGCGCTACCACCAAGATCACCGTGGCCACGCGCAGGCTCGATGCCCAAGAGTTCAGGAAGAGCATCCTCATCCCGTACCAGGACGACGGATTGGACGAGTACCGAACCGAATACAACAGCATGCTCCTGGACAAAGCGGAGCGCACTAACGCGATGGTTCGCGAGCTATACCTCACGGTGTCGGTCATCCGCAAGAGCGTGAACGAGGCGCGTCGGTACTTCGACCGCACCACCGGGGAGTTGTCGGTGCATCTCGCCCGCCTCGGCTCCAAGTGCACGGAAGTGGGAGACGAGGGCAAGCTGCGGCTGCTCCACGACTTCTTCCACGCGGGGCGCGAGGAAGAGTTCTCGTACGACCGCGCGGACAGCGCCCGCAAAGGCCATTCGTTCAAGGACTGCATCGTGCCCGAATCGTTGGAGTTCGAGCCGGGTTTCATCAAAATCGGCGAGCGCTTCGCGCGCGTGCTCTACCTGAAGGACTACGCTTCCTATATCAAGGACAGCTTTTTGACCGAGCTAACCGACATGGATAAGTCGCTCGTGCTCTCCATCGACGTGATACCCGTGCCCACCGACGAAGCGGTGCGGGAGGTCGAGAACCGCCTTTTGGGCGTGGAGACGAACATCACCAACTGGACGCGCAAGCAGAACCAGAACCTCAACTACAACGTGGTTGTCCCCTACGATATGGAGCAGCAGCGCAAGGAATCCCGAGAGTTCCTGAACGACCTCGTGGCACGCGACCAGCGCATGATGTTCGGTGTCGTGACGCTCGTGCATACCGCCGACACACTGGAGGAACTGGACTCCGACACCGAGGCCATCCTCTCCTGCGCGCGCAAGCACCTTTGCCAAATGGCGGTATTGAAGTACCAGCAGCTCGACGGCCTCATGACGGCACTGCCAATAGGCGTGCGCCAGATCGACGCCCTGCGCACGCTCACGACCGAGAGCCTAGCCGTACTCATGCCATTCCGCGTGCAGGAAATCATGGACAACGGCGGCTTCTATTTCGGTGAGAACGCAATATCGAAGAACCTCATCCTCTACGACAAGTCCCGACTGATGAACCCCAACGCCTTCATTTTGGGCGTGCCGGGAGCAGGCAAGAGCTTCAACACCAAAGAACTTATCGCCATACTCGCCCTCTCCACACGGGACGACATCATAATCTGCGACCCGGAGCGCGAGTACGCCGCCCTCGTGGAAGCGCTCGGAGGTGAAGTCGTCCGCATCGCGGCGGGCAGCGAACATCACATCAACGCGCTCGACATGACGGAGGGCTACGGCGACGGCGGCAACCCCGTCATCGACAAGAGTGAATTCGTCCTGTCGCTTTTCGATCAGCTCGAAAGCAAGGGGCTGAGCGCGCAATCCAAGTCCATCGTGGACAGGTGCACGGCATTGGTCTACGCCGAAAGCCGCGCGAACGGGAGCACGCCTACGCTCGTGACGCTGCACGACGAGCTGCTCGCACAGCCAGAGCCGGAGGCACGCGCAATGGCGTTATCCCTCGAACTATTCACCTCCGGCTCGCTCGATGCGTTCGCGCACCCCACGAACGTGGACACACAAAGCCGAATCCTGGCCTACGACATCATGGATCTCGGAAAGCAACTCAAGACGATGGGTCTGCTCGTGATCACCGACGCGATGCTCAACCGCGTCACCGCGAACTGGCGGGCGGGGAAGCGAACGCACATAGTCATCGACGAGTTCCACGTGGTCTTCGAGAGCGAATACAGCGGGGCGTTCTTTAACAGCGCATGGCGGCGCTTCCGCAAGCGCAACGCCTACCCCACCGCGGTCACGCAGAACGTCGAGTACCTGCTCGATTCCGTGCTCGCCTCCACCATGCTCTCCAACTCCGAGTTCGTGGTCATGCTCAACCAGGCTCCCGCCGACCGCCAGAAGCTAGGCGACCTCCTGAACATCAGCCAGGAGCAGATGGGCTACATCACCAACGCGGACGAGGGATGTGGCCTGTTGCGCTACGGCAGCGCCATCGTCCCCTTCGAGAATCGGTTCCCCAAGAATACCGAACTCTACAAGCTCATGACCACGAAGCCGGGCGAGTAG
- a CDS encoding type II secretion system F family protein translates to MTIVYASCAAIIAGVASYLVIFGRMARTEPARGRTEAASRQHMAALASIANKVLPQTQEAGGKLRKRLASAGLAMSPGTYHGLSVLLWAATIAVLVPAIAALDMQAAPKVALAALAAAIVLLCPRAALSVKARVRQEQIKVALPRALDLLATSIEAGLTPQRSIRIVAQHSKGALAHEFELADRDMAIMRYTLPEALDRMAERCGVEALSQFVAALNAGTAVGASVGDVLKSQSKHVFARRRQELQARANKLPVRMIMPIGFLMLPAVILAFAAPVAISLIAKLSGVQ, encoded by the coding sequence ATGACCATCGTCTACGCAAGCTGCGCGGCGATCATCGCAGGCGTCGCATCGTACCTCGTAATCTTCGGGCGCATGGCGCGCACCGAACCCGCGCGCGGGAGAACCGAAGCGGCATCCCGGCAGCACATGGCCGCGCTGGCAAGCATCGCCAACAAAGTGCTCCCGCAAACCCAAGAGGCCGGAGGCAAACTGCGCAAGCGGCTCGCCAGCGCAGGGCTTGCCATGTCGCCGGGCACCTACCACGGCCTGTCCGTGCTCCTGTGGGCTGCGACCATCGCCGTCCTCGTTCCCGCTATAGCAGCCCTCGACATGCAAGCCGCGCCCAAGGTCGCGCTTGCCGCACTGGCCGCCGCAATCGTGCTGCTGTGCCCGAGAGCCGCGCTGTCGGTCAAGGCGAGGGTGCGCCAGGAGCAGATCAAGGTCGCCTTGCCGCGAGCGCTCGACCTGCTGGCAACCAGTATCGAGGCAGGGCTTACACCGCAGCGCTCAATCCGTATCGTGGCGCAGCACAGCAAGGGAGCACTCGCCCATGAGTTCGAGTTGGCCGACCGCGACATGGCCATCATGCGCTACACGCTGCCCGAAGCCCTCGACCGCATGGCCGAGCGCTGCGGCGTGGAGGCGCTTTCGCAGTTCGTCGCGGCGCTCAACGCGGGCACAGCCGTCGGCGCGTCCGTCGGCGACGTGCTCAAAAGCCAGTCCAAACACGTGTTCGCGCGCCGCCGCCAGGAGCTGCAAGCGCGCGCCAACAAGCTCCCCGTGCGAATGATCATGCCCATCGGCTTCCTCATGTTGCCCGCCGTCATACTCGCGTTCGCAGCCCCTGTGGCGATCAGCCTGATCGCCAAGCTGTCGGGGGTGCAATGA
- a CDS encoding prealbumin-like fold domain-containing protein codes for MENEPGPGVVYMQHRFADETSIRETPLHRAYATYTSDRQSYTARVNASGGSVNIEGRWKAEANGTDITGECSYDPDAGLVVIPRSHLHTPVTVTVDLDAEQSAKTFEVSVSVIAGDEPGQASTMRVATTAGSTRLSVPVSGSVKAVTQDSRVLDTSEYSVADGELTIEGRTALTGSITVYLDGYAPEIVDRNPIKDYNDTIIQRSLRSASPMSIMARSDHGGWFDGWGWIWSTNQGPGAWDYTDYTMTWNGNTMYLNCCEHGVYHMLESEGGGGSVYFTASRTSSSLVNQYDTYDATTVYHHKVYRNTYYLYVNAGYYQDVDGYWSEDYETVTTSPRYGGIDLTKVSASPSITNGNGSYSTVGAVYDIYSNPQCTNWIDSMTTASGGKASKWGFRAGSTVYIKESKPSPGYNLDTKVYSVGITADQWSHVNGGIVHEPPKTATVRFFADGDLVHSVTRPLGTSLATVDPDIRKANELAAKPNCTPGLDAWYYNSGCSSKFAGTTLQGDLNLYAKNVATVTYAPTAGSPLAEDLPIRKAMSDSSPVLDVARDVLPPSRQVDWGHKITLKDPRLKTLYYYDDGERWRTLRWRGDGWYLNSAATGSAAKTLEVLRDTTVYGDWSRSTFDGIYSW; via the coding sequence GTGGAAAACGAACCCGGACCGGGCGTCGTCTACATGCAGCACCGCTTCGCCGACGAGACGAGCATCCGCGAGACACCGCTGCATCGCGCTTACGCGACCTATACCAGCGACAGGCAATCCTACACCGCCCGTGTGAACGCATCCGGCGGCTCAGTCAACATCGAAGGGCGGTGGAAAGCGGAGGCCAACGGGACGGACATCACGGGCGAGTGCTCTTACGATCCCGATGCCGGACTCGTCGTCATTCCCAGATCGCACCTCCACACGCCCGTGACCGTGACCGTCGACCTCGATGCCGAGCAAAGCGCTAAGACGTTCGAGGTGAGCGTGAGCGTCATCGCAGGCGACGAGCCGGGTCAAGCAAGCACGATGCGAGTAGCTACGACGGCGGGCAGCACGCGCTTATCCGTACCCGTATCCGGCTCCGTCAAGGCAGTCACCCAGGACTCGCGAGTCCTCGACACCTCCGAGTACAGCGTAGCCGACGGCGAGCTGACGATCGAGGGAAGAACGGCACTGACCGGCTCGATCACAGTCTACCTCGATGGCTACGCGCCGGAAATCGTCGACCGAAACCCGATCAAGGACTACAACGACACCATCATCCAGCGTTCGCTCCGCAGCGCCTCGCCTATGAGCATCATGGCTCGCTCCGACCACGGCGGCTGGTTCGACGGATGGGGGTGGATTTGGAGCACGAACCAAGGACCCGGCGCTTGGGACTACACCGACTACACGATGACCTGGAACGGCAACACGATGTACCTCAACTGCTGCGAGCACGGGGTCTACCACATGCTCGAGAGCGAGGGCGGTGGCGGCAGCGTTTACTTCACGGCCTCACGCACGTCCTCCAGCCTCGTCAACCAGTACGACACCTACGACGCGACCACCGTCTACCACCACAAGGTCTACCGCAACACCTACTACCTGTACGTCAACGCGGGCTACTACCAAGATGTCGACGGCTACTGGAGCGAGGACTATGAGACGGTCACAACCTCCCCGCGCTACGGCGGCATCGACCTGACCAAGGTGTCGGCTAGTCCGAGCATCACCAACGGCAACGGCAGCTACAGCACGGTCGGGGCTGTGTACGACATCTACAGCAACCCGCAATGCACCAACTGGATCGACTCCATGACCACCGCCAGCGGCGGTAAAGCCAGCAAGTGGGGCTTCCGCGCCGGGAGCACCGTGTACATCAAGGAGTCTAAGCCGTCCCCGGGCTACAACCTCGACACGAAAGTGTACTCGGTAGGGATCACTGCCGACCAGTGGTCGCACGTAAACGGCGGCATCGTGCACGAGCCGCCGAAGACTGCCACCGTGCGATTCTTCGCAGACGGCGACCTTGTGCACTCCGTCACTCGTCCGCTGGGCACGAGCCTCGCGACGGTCGACCCGGACATTCGAAAGGCAAACGAGCTGGCGGCGAAGCCGAACTGCACACCCGGCCTCGACGCGTGGTACTACAACTCGGGCTGTTCGTCGAAGTTCGCGGGAACCACGTTGCAGGGCGATCTGAACCTGTACGCCAAGAACGTCGCCACCGTGACCTACGCCCCGACAGCAGGCTCGCCGCTGGCCGAAGACCTCCCCATCCGCAAGGCCATGTCGGATTCGTCCCCGGTGCTCGACGTTGCGCGGGACGTACTCCCGCCGTCGCGGCAAGTCGACTGGGGACATAAGATCACGCTCAAAGATCCCCGGCTGAAAACCCTCTACTACTACGACGACGGCGAGCGCTGGCGCACCTTGCGATGGCGCGGCGACGGATGGTATCTGAACTCGGCCGCCACAGGCAGCGCCGCCAAGACGCTGGAGGTATTGCGGGACACGACAGTGTACGGCGACTGGTCGCGCTCGACCTTTGATGGGATCTACTCTTGGTAG
- a CDS encoding TlpA family protein disulfide reductase, which translates to MHKKRVAILSILLIAVVAAVTIAVSVFLLPKHHEPYSQTFSSLEKAPDFSLGGENRYFDNLKSGEENVLLFWGSWCPHCESLIEKIDQADEADVIKKNLFTVAQDENLDDIESHRGDFPIYLDQDRSVYNSYELEHIPTVFIVTDQGGIIGSAQGEEDSFKLLNEYVQYNK; encoded by the coding sequence ATGCACAAGAAGCGAGTTGCTATTCTTTCGATCTTATTGATCGCCGTTGTTGCGGCGGTGACTATCGCTGTCTCTGTTTTCCTTCTTCCAAAGCACCACGAACCATACTCGCAAACCTTCTCATCATTAGAGAAGGCCCCTGACTTTAGCTTGGGCGGCGAAAATCGCTATTTTGACAACCTCAAATCCGGAGAAGAAAATGTTTTGCTTTTCTGGGGATCATGGTGTCCTCATTGCGAATCGCTAATAGAGAAGATTGATCAAGCGGATGAGGCTGACGTCATAAAAAAGAATCTGTTTACGGTTGCACAAGACGAAAATCTCGATGACATCGAAAGCCATCGGGGAGATTTTCCGATCTACCTTGATCAAGACAGAAGCGTATACAACTCATATGAGCTGGAGCATATTCCAACGGTTTTCATAGTGACCGATCAAGGAGGAATAATTGGCTCGGCACAGGGCGAAGAGGATTCGTTCAAGTTGCTGAATGAATATGTTCAATACAACAAATGA